Genomic window (Balearica regulorum gibbericeps isolate bBalReg1 chromosome Z, bBalReg1.pri, whole genome shotgun sequence):
ttaggcattgtgggtttctggaggatGCATATTCCCAATTgcagtctgattgtaagccctctttATCAGGggacccagaagaagaatgatttcaaatgggtccctgagcaacaacaagcctttgaacaaactaaacagaaaacagttcatgcagtagcccttgggccagtccaggcagaaccagacattaaaaatgtgctctacactgcaaCCAGGGAGAATGGCCTTACCTGgtgtctctggcagaaagcaccaggggagactcgaggttgacccctgaggttttggagtcagggatacagaggattCGAGGCacactacactccaactgaagAAGAGATACTGGCAGCACATGAAGGGGTTCGAGCCACTTTGGAAGGGGTGGGTACTGAAGCATAGCTCCTCCCGGCACCCCGACTGCTGGtactgggctggatgttcaaagggaggtTCTCTTCTATATgtcatgcaactgatgctacatggactaagtgggtcacactgatcacacagcgggcttgAACAGGAAACCCCAgtcgcccaggaattctggaagtgatcacggactggccagaaggcaaagattttggagtGTAACCAGAGGGAGGGGGTGACgtgtgctgaagaagccccaccgtataacaaactgccagaaaatgagaagcaacgTGCCCTGTTCATGGATGGGTCCTGTCACACTGTGGGAAAGCATCGtaggtggaaggctgctgtatggagtcctacacgacgAGTTGCAGAAACagtggaaggagaaggtgaattgagccagtttgcagaagtgaaagccatccagctgtctttagacattgctgatcAAGAAAAGCGGCCAATGCTctacctctgtactgactcatggacggtggccaatgccctgtgggggtggttacagcaatggaaacaGAGGAACTGGCggcgcagaggcaaacccatctgggctgccctgTTGTGGCAAGacattgctgcctggctagagaagctggttgtgaaAGTGCctcacgtagatgcccacgtacccaagagtcaggccactgaggaacatcaaaacaaccagcagtggatcaggctgctaagattgaagtggttcaggtagatctggactggcaatgtaaacatgaattatttatagctggGTGGGCCcgtgacacctcaggccatcaaggagGAGATGCAACATATTATAGATGGGTTCATGATTGAGGGGTGGACTTAACCAGGGATGCTATTGCAgaggttatccatgaatgtgaaatatggCACTGTGGTTAAACAAGCCAAGTGcttaaagcctctgtggtatggaggacgatggctgaaatatcaGTATGtggaggcctggcagattgattacatcacactcccacagaCCCACGAAGGCAATTGCCATGTGCttaccatggtggaagcaaccaccagatggctggaaacgTATCCCATGCCCCATGCCACCGCCTAGAACActgtcctgggccttgaaaagcaagtgctgtggtgacatggcaccccagaaagaattgagtcagacaatgggactcatttctgaagcAACCTCACAGACCACagctgggccaaagagcatggcattgtgtgggtgtatcacatcccctgtcatgcaccagcctccaggaaaatcAAGTGATACAATGGAGCGTTAAAGACTACACTGggagcaatgggtggtgggaccctcaaacatgggatacacatttagcaaaggccacctggttatTTAACACCACGGGGCCtaccaatcaagctggccctgcccaacCAAAACATCTCCATACTGTAGTGGGAGATAAAGcccctgtagtgcacatgaagacTATGTttgggaagacagtctgggttatccctgctttgGGCAAAGGCAGACCCATCtgtgggactgcttttgctcaaggacttGAGTGCACTTGGTAgttgatgcagaaggatggggaagtccaatgtgtacctcaaggggatttgattttgggtgagaacaGCCAACAAATTAcattgtatgatgttaattgccATACGATAATGTGTGTCATTGTTAATATCTTTGCTGTATGCCATAGTAatagtattacagtaagaattatccagtttaatgaagaatgaactctgatgaaactgaacacaggtgatgaaaccagaaccAGCTTCAGCAACGAGCACCCAGCAGCTTCCTTGAGATTGACGTCTCAACCTGCAGAGTGTGAGGATGGACTGCACCACATGCATCAGCTACAcggggtggatactgtcctggtttcggcagggatagagttaataattttccttctgacagcaagtgtagtgctgtgttttggatttaggatgaaaataatgttgataacacactgatgtttttagttgttgccaagcactcaaggacttttcagcttctcatactgccctgctaacgagaaggtggggggcaccaaagaagctgggaggggacacagccaggacagctgacccaaactggccaaagagataaCTCCATACCATACAACGTCATGTTCCCTTTATAAGCGGGGCAGTGCTGAGAAGCTGGGCAGCTGGGGTCCTGGCATGGCAGCTGAGGGTCTTGAGCAGCATCGACTTCAGAGTGGtgccatttgtcttcccaagtagcTGTTGCGTGTGATagaaccctgctttcctggagatggctgaatacctgcctCCTGATgagaagtggtgaatgaattccttgtcttgctttgcttgcgcatgtgggctgggaggctggcagctgggggtcttgtgtagcattgactttgggtgggaagttgtgctgttcatcacttgttttttatatatGACGATGATATTCTTTTATGTGTTTTGTCCtatgaaactgtttttatctcaacccaggagttcctcactttcactcttccgattctctcctccatcccatcGATGGTGGGGGGAgaagtgagtgagcggctgcgtggtgcttagttgccagccaggGGTAAACCACGACAGTCGTAAAAGCTacataaatgaaacatttgtagAAATTAGACTTTTACAAAATCCTCAAAATAGTTGGTGTCTCAGTTGAACAGTGCTTTTCAGTGTCTTGACAGAGTAACGGAGAAATAATTGTCAGCTCTATTGTTCTATTAATCTTTCAAAGGTCTGTTTAGTTCATAGGAACAGATAAGAGTACGGCAGCAAAAACTATTAGACCAGTGGCTTTAATCTCCAGAATGGAACGATCTTGTCCTTTGTCCTGTTTTGATCTCTACACAGAGTGGTCTCACTTTCTGACCTAACATGAGTGTtcattggtttggtttttttttactaagattctcttttcttctctgacattcccttgctttcctttcagtactttcctttcattttactGAACTATAGTAACTTTTGCTGATGAAATTCCATTGTGCCAGTGTGTTTGAACTAGCTGTTGCATATCAAGTAGTGTTTTGCCTACCTTTATAAAgagtttgctttcatttgtggcagttttcagtgtttgtttctCAGGTCAGtaacaacttctgaagcaatGCTTATAGAAAATGAGTCTGATTTCCCTTTACTTTTACAGAAAACTGTTGATGTTTTATACACACTTATATTGCTCAAGCTGATCCTGATTCAGGAGTCTGAAACTAGTTATGCCACCTCTGCATTTGCAGAATAATAGCCTACACTGATAATACATTATTTGATACACTTATAATACCCTATATGAGTGTATGCTTTGAATGGACAAGCAGATGACAATAGACAAGAATGAATAAATGACACTTAAACCAGCATGTTTGTTTCCTGTAAAGCTACAGGAATACGCCAGTGCCTTGGTTCAAAGCTTGTTTTCTGTGCCAAAAGGGGCCAGGAGAAAGCATCAAATTGAGAACAACTAGAAAGGAATTTGTCACTTGTTTTTGGTGATTGAATATACTTCAAAGGAAGTATGTTGCCTGAACTAGTTATAAAATACTGTCCCTTCAAGACTGAAGCAGTCTacttttggatatttttttttttaattttttttttttaaataaagaatcaGTAGTCAGTAGTTTCACAATATGTCTTAGAATGTAGATTTGCACTCCTATTCATCTTCTTCTATCTGGAAAATAGGTAAACCAAATGTGTCTGGTATTTCACATTACTGAATGCTGTTAAATTCTTACCTCTGATCTAATAGTGATGGCTGATTTACTCATttatgttgaaatatttttggagaTATTCCTGCAATCCATGTATGACTCTTGAAAATCCCAGCCTATGCAAATGGGATTGCTACTGGTTGAAATGACAGGAATTTTAGCATCAATGATATTTTGATTCTTCTTGTAGTGCTGCTTAAAAGATTGTAATGGTTGATTGTAAATCTCTTGATTTGTCACCATTTCTGTACTTGTTCACTTGTCTCCACTGCTGTGAAGTGCTCATATCAGGTGATAAGAAGCCTGAGACTACTCTTGTAAGCCTCTTCTCCTATTTAAGTCAGTTCAGGCTTTGCTATTGCAAGCTCTGTTGGGGTGATGACATTGCAGCAGCTgagacagacattttaaatgtttctgattttatttatcaCTTGGAAGTTAGGgtcatattttgtttatttcagacAGTGACCAGTGACTTACTTTAGACTGCACCAGAATGGGGTTCCATGGGGTGTCATCCTCCACATGTCCAAGACTATTCTTCCTCAGGCTTCCATTAGGTTTCTGTCTTAGCCTGTACATTTTCATAATTCATTTTGTGTTACTGTCCTCTCTTGTTTGATATAAATACTGATTTGACGATTGAAATTCTTCTTAGGTGAATTTGGAGATTTTACATCAATTTAGTACTGGAactatttttaagataaaagttTTGAATGAAGATGGTTGACTtaaacatttgattttgcttttttcttgctaGTCATGACAGAACAATGCAAGATATTGTTTACAAACTTGTGCCAGGCCTCCAAGAAGGTAAGTTGTGGTATGAATTTTTAGAGGTTGTTTTGCACATACTTctttaatacttaaaaaaaaatacaggggGGGAGAGGATGTGTGATGAAAATGCAGAGGGAGGAACTGAGgaaaaatacaatggaaaaccatattgcttcatttctgtcatttctaaattaatagTACAGGTAGTACAATTAATAGTACAATTGATATTCAGATTAATTTCATACCTGTACTAGCAGCAACTGGGGGAGTGGTGGGAGGAAAGATGGAATATTTCttcacaaaatacaaaaaaaaaaaccagaatggtAGTTCAGCTTTTGAATGTTGGCACACTGTAAccttttgttcttgttaaacTGTGTACTTAAACCTGTTGTGCCAGCTTTCCAGAATTCTCACAGGTAGAATGTAATGCAGAACAGCTTTTAGTTTCAGTGAAGTTTCTGCTACTGTGTGAGCCCTCTATTAGCAGGTAACTTCTAATTTGTGTTTTCATAATCCTGTTTGAGACTGAATCTGTTTATATTAAAGAAGTAGTTTACAGTAATTGCTCAGTAATTGTCTTAATGTATGTTACAACTTCAAGTAGAGTATTTTAATCCATTTaagctgcaaaaccaaaacattctcAAACATCAATAAGATTAAATagattatttataaattatttttagcgtattgaaaatcagaattataaaataaaaatggtctGACTGAAATATTGTGGGAGGGATTCAAAATAAGgtatagtattttaaatactatcTCATTCTAATATGAATGCTATAATAGTAGCTATACAGATGACTTTGTAGTATTTCAACTCTGAAAAATACAGGCATGACTTGATACAATACCGAAGATAGAAGAGTAGTAAGACTGACAATATCACTATTTGTTGGCAAGCCTGTTTCACTTCAGAGGGAAGGGATTTGGGATAACTTCTTAAATATTGCATTAGAACTTTATTACAGGGattaatatttacaattttaaacagcggaaatgaaaaagcaaagggagTTTTATCACAAGCTGGGCATGGAAGTTCCAGGGGACATCAAAGGGGAGACATGTTCTACAAAACAGCACCTGGATTCCCATCGAAATGGTAAATGGTcctttatttattctgttgGGTGGGTGACGGCTAATCGATGAACAGACAGACCTCTTGGAGGTGTGTGCCTAGCTGGTTTATTACAATCATGCTTGTTTTATAACGTTGCACAGTACAGTTACAGGGAGTGTAGGATTGTTGCTTTGTCCCTTATTAGtgcacagaatttttttcttttagctgatCGTAGCATGTTACTCTTGGTGAAGGAGGTCTCCATAGTAATGCCTCCATGGGGACTCTCTGGAATTACCCAGCTTCTTGGCTGCTAGCAGTTCAACTGAAGGTTGTGCTCTGTATGTATTGCTCTCTTTCACACGTGGGGCTGTTGGCAGCTAGTGTTACCTAAGCTGATAAGCACAATTTAGGAAAAGCAATGTTTATTCTGTATTGCAGTCCTGAGCTGTGCTGTTTTAATCATATTAGTATTACAAGCTGCTGCTGAGTGTTATCCCATATATCTTGTTTCTTATTTAAGGTGAAACTAAACCAGATGAAAATTCAAACAAAGAAACTTCTgaggaaaaacaggaagaagatAATGACTACCACCGAAGTGATGAACAAGTGAGCTCATAGggcatgttttaattttatcttgTATGTTAGCTTTAGTGCTTTGGTAAgctaacagagaagaaaaataagtgtttcaAGGTactttttctgtcctctgaTACAAACAAGATGCAGTGTTGCCTAATGCTTTTGTGTAAGCATGAGTTTCATCTTTGGGTTTTGGCAGGAATGGAGAGTATATTCAAGACATTTTCATTAAGATTGGATAGTTCTGACTGCTTGTTTATGAGTTTCCAAggtatttatttgctttcaaaacaaattcagGTTATTTGCCCCCCATTCTGAAGGAGTGTATCCCAGTGTTACTGTGATACATTGAGCTGAATGTGTAACAATAATGATGAATAAAAGCTTTTGCACTTTTACTAACATactatttattctgttttaaaccTCTACTACTAAGCCCTATACCATAAAAATAGTATGAAAGCTGGGAAGTTCACCATTAAGTTTTAAACACAAAGcatgtttgaaaatgaaatctgcttttGGGATAAACAAGCCATCCCCTTTATGTGTTCCTGTTATGTGTGTCCAGAGTAAATTAAATTtggattaatttcttttcaattgtAATATAAGGGAAGTTTCAAAGAAATTGCACCTAGTACTGGATCCTCTCAGTGCATAAAGTAAATCATCACAGATAGCTTAGACTAAGTAATGGATAGCTGGATGAGAAAAGAAGTGAGAATTGAAGCATagaaattagactttttttGGGAATAAtctttagaattttaaaattttgttatgTCATTTGTATCcattcttttaaattctcttttagACCTGTgttaaaattctgctttaaacTGGATTTAGCAGTTGCATTAAAAGCAAGAAGTTACATTAGAATCAATCATTAAAAATTGGCAATTGTCTTCTTACTGTTTATCTTACTCTAGCTTTTAACATAGGGTCCTCTTGAGctattggcagcctacgaatGTGGACTGGAGCAGCCTTGTTACAACATCAAGAACTCTTTCTTGAACTTTTTTGTCTAGATCCATTTTGGTTGCAGTAGTGCTTACCACTAAACTAACAAgatattagaaaatgttttctttatagGAATATAAGCATTTAAATTTGAGGAATACTAgtactgtttcattttgttgtatTAATAAAACCTGCATATGGAATACACAATGAGGACTGCAGAAAATTGCGGCAGCCAACCCtaactgtttgctttttcctgaagGTAAGCATCTGCTTGGAATGCAATAGCAGCAAATTGCGTGGATTGAAACGAAAATGGATCCGCTGCTCAGCACAAGCAACTGTCTTGCATCTGAAAAAGTTCATTGCCAAAAAACTtaacctttcttcttttaatgaggtaatattttaatttttaaaaattattttgcagctaCAAAAACCTTACAAAATTGTGGGATTGTTCCTTTGCAAAGGAATGTCTTTTagtgtgattttatttttagaaagcagaagCATACACCATTTCTTGAATTATATGTTATGGAGCCATTTTCTTGGGTCTGTAAGGATTTGCGACTTAGTTTGCAGTGCATCTTTTCATGTCCATGTATAAATAGTTGTGCTAAAAGGCTTGGTTATGTACTTCCACATGTATTGAAATGGACTCTGGCAAGGTGCTCTGTTTGACAGCTTGTAGTCAGGTAT
Coding sequences:
- the PCGF3 gene encoding polycomb group RING finger protein 3 isoform X4 — protein: MLTRKIKLWDINAHITCRLCNGYLIDATTVTECLHTFCRSCLVKYLEENNTCPTCRIVIHQSHPLQYIGHDRTMQDIVYKLVPGLQEAEMKKQREFYHKLGMEVPGDIKGETCSTKQHLDSHRNGETKPDENSNKETSEEKQEEDNDYHRSDEQVSICLECNSSKLRGLKRKWIRCSAQATVLHLKKFIAKKLNLSSFNELDILCNEEILGKDHTLKFVVVTRWRFKKAPLLLHYRPKMDLL
- the PCGF3 gene encoding polycomb group RING finger protein 3 isoform X3; the protein is MSFLQTPKMLTRKIKLWDINAHITCRLCNGYLIDATTVTECLHTFCRSCLVKYLEENNTCPTCRIVIHQSHPLQYIGHDRTMQDIVYKLVPGLQEAEMKKQREFYHKLGMEVPGDIKGETCSTKQHLDSHRNGETKPDENSNKETSEEKQEEDNDYHRSDEQVSICLECNSSKLRGLKRKWIRCSAQATVLHLKKFIAKKLNLSSFNELDILCNEEILGKDHTLKFVVVTRWRFKKAPLLLHYRPKMDLL